A stretch of DNA from Candidatus Pantoea bituminis:
GATCAAGGATGGATTGCACCGTGGTTACCGTGGTTTTCCCGGTCTGATCGGTGATACGTGATACCACCAACGGGATATTCACGTGCGTCCATTTATTTACCAACGCGCCCATGACAAACAGGCCAAGAATCGACGCGCCCTCCGTCAGTTTTTGCAGGAAGCCGCCGCCCATATCGCTGACAATATCAATCCCTTTGCGATAACCGTATGCCACACCGTAGTAACGCGTAAGCAAGCGGGCAACGTTGAACAGGATAAAGAACAGTAAGGGCCCCAGCAGGCTGCCGCTCATGGCGATTCCCGCGCCCAAGGCGGCAAACACCGGACGTACAGTGCCCCAGAAAATAGGATCGCCTACGCCTGCCAAGGGTCCCATTAATCCAACTTTGAGTCCGTTAATTGCGCCATCATCAATGGCTGCACCGTTAGCACGCTGCTCTTCCATTGCCATGGTAACGCCTAACACTGGCGCGGCCACGTAAGGATGGGTATTAAAGAACTCAAGGTGACGCTTAATTGCCTGTTTGCGATCGTCATTGTTCTCAGGATAGAGACGACGAATGACCGGCACCATTGAAAAACAGAATCCCAACGCCTGCATGCGTTCAAAGTTCCATGAACCCTGAAACAGGTTTGAACGCAGGAATACCGCACGTACATCGCCTGGCGTCAGCTTCTTCTCAACCTTTGTGATATCTACCATGTTGTCACCTGTTCCTTAATCAAGTTCGTTGTCGAGGTCATTAGCTGACGGACCTGCGGCAGGCGCACCGGCCACGCGGTTATATTTAGGACTAAGCTGGATATACAGCACCGCCATCACAACGCCAATCACGCCCAGCGCGACCAGGTTGAAGTTGGTGAAAGCCGCAGTAACGAAACCCAGATAGAAGAACGGCATCAGGTAGCCTGCGCGCATCATATTAATGACCATCGCATAACCTACGACCACGATCATGCCACCGGCGATGTTCAAGCCGTTGGTGACCACTTCAGGGATGGAGCTGAGTAATGCATGAACCGCACTGGTGCCGACTGAAATCGCCACGATCAACGCAGGAATGGCAATACGCATTGCTTGTAACAGCAAGGCCGAGACGTGGATCCACGATATAGCCGTGAGATTACCTTTCTCTGCTGCTTTGTCAGCAGCATGTTGAAAGGCTACGGTAAGAGTACGAACAATAATCGTCAGAACTTGTCCAGCAGCCGCTAGCGGAATGGCCAGTGCGATACCCGCACCCACGCTTTGACCACCGGCAATAACCAGTATGGTGGAGATAATTGAGGCGAGGGCGGCGTCAGGCGCTACGGCGGCCCCAATGTTCATCCAACCCAGTGCAATCATCTCCAGCGTACCGCCGATAATGATCCCGGTTTTCATATCGCCCAGCACGGCACCAATCAAAGTACAAGCCACCAGCGGACGGTGAAATTGAAACTCATCAAGAATGGACCCCATACCGGCAATACAGGCGACGATAAATATTAAAACAATTTGTAGTGCGGATATTTCCATCATACTTCTTGTCCTCAGCAGGATAGCGAAATTGAGCCTACTCGCGCAGGCGCATGTGGCTGCAAATTACGCGTTAACCTTCGCAATGAGATCCATCATTTTCAGTTTCGGGTCGTTGGAGACTTTGCGCACTTCCAGCTCAATGTTGCGTTCATTTAATTTGCGGAAAGCGGCGATATCTTGCTCATCGACCGATACCGCGTTATTCACTTGTGTTTTGCCCTGGCGAAATGCCATGCCGCCGATATTAACGGTTTTAATATCGACCCCTTGTTCAACGACACGCAGTACATCGGTAGGATTGGTAAACAGCAGCATCACGCGGTCACGTCCATATTTCGGGTTGTTCCAGACGCGAACCATTTTGTCGACATCAACGACGTGTGCCGTTACGCCGGGCGGCGCAACCTGAGTCAGCAGCGTTTTACGCACATGATCCTTGGCGACTTCATCACTTACGACGATGATGCGGTTAACGTTAGTCTCTTTTGTCCAGCGGGTAGCAACCTGGCCATGAATCAATCGGTCATCGATGCGTGTCAGACCAATCTTCATATGGTCACCGGGTGCCATAGGTTGTTGTGGTTGTGCTGCAGCGGGAGCGGCCTTAGCGGGAGCAGGTTCTTCCTCTTTGGCTTTAAGCGCTTTGACGCCTTCACGTCCCGTTTCCACGGCGATGGCAACCAGTTCATCAAAACCCGGATCGTCATCGCGCGCCATCAGCGTTTCCACTAGC
This window harbors:
- a CDS encoding PTS mannose/fructose/sorbose transporter subunit IIC, which gives rise to MEISALQIVLIFIVACIAGMGSILDEFQFHRPLVACTLIGAVLGDMKTGIIIGGTLEMIALGWMNIGAAVAPDAALASIISTILVIAGGQSVGAGIALAIPLAAAGQVLTIIVRTLTVAFQHAADKAAEKGNLTAISWIHVSALLLQAMRIAIPALIVAISVGTSAVHALLSSIPEVVTNGLNIAGGMIVVVGYAMVINMMRAGYLMPFFYLGFVTAAFTNFNLVALGVIGVVMAVLYIQLSPKYNRVAGAPAAGPSANDLDNELD
- a CDS encoding PTS mannose transporter subunit IID; translated protein: MVDITKVEKKLTPGDVRAVFLRSNLFQGSWNFERMQALGFCFSMVPVIRRLYPENNDDRKQAIKRHLEFFNTHPYVAAPVLGVTMAMEEQRANGAAIDDGAINGLKVGLMGPLAGVGDPIFWGTVRPVFAALGAGIAMSGSLLGPLLFFILFNVARLLTRYYGVAYGYRKGIDIVSDMGGGFLQKLTEGASILGLFVMGALVNKWTHVNIPLVVSRITDQTGKTTVTTVQSILDQLMPGVVPLLLTFGCMWLLRRKVNALWIIVGFFALGIFGYWVGFLGL